The Diaphorobacter ruginosibacter genome contains a region encoding:
- a CDS encoding TetR family transcriptional regulator C-terminal domain-containing protein yields the protein MIPKSSTRQAVSPSDDLLQPAEAPAAPRAPTPSRLRKERAILNEAENQFAQFGLEGASLEGIASAVGISRHNLLYYFPSKEALYRRVLDDVLDHWLSGMEDLWREQDDPAKALRKYIRAKLRSSLEHPNAAKVFAKEVIAGAPRYAEAIRERVAPVLQKEVTTFEHWAQKGLVAKLDFTHLMFIIWTVTQAYAEHQTQFAILLGKPQLDEQDFDRAEEVICTLVLSGLEC from the coding sequence ATGATCCCGAAATCCTCGACCAGGCAGGCCGTGTCCCCTTCGGACGACCTGCTGCAGCCAGCCGAAGCACCCGCAGCGCCCCGGGCGCCCACCCCGTCGCGCCTGCGCAAGGAGCGCGCGATCCTCAACGAGGCAGAGAACCAGTTCGCGCAATTCGGACTCGAGGGGGCGTCGCTCGAAGGCATCGCCAGCGCGGTCGGCATCAGCCGCCACAACCTGCTGTACTACTTTCCCAGCAAGGAAGCGCTGTACCGTCGCGTGCTCGACGATGTGCTGGACCACTGGCTCTCGGGCATGGAGGACCTGTGGCGCGAACAGGACGACCCGGCCAAGGCCCTGCGCAAGTACATTCGCGCCAAGCTGCGGTCATCGCTGGAGCATCCCAATGCGGCGAAGGTCTTCGCCAAGGAGGTCATCGCGGGCGCACCGCGATACGCCGAAGCCATCCGCGAACGCGTTGCCCCCGTGCTGCAGAAGGAAGTGACGACGTTCGAGCACTGGGCCCAGAAGGGCCTGGTAGCGAAGCTCGATTTCACGCACCTCATGTTCATCATCTGGACGGTCACGCAGGCCTATGCGGAGCACCAGACCCAGTTCGCCATCCTGCTGGGCAAGCCTCAATTGGACGAGCAGGATTTCGACAGGGCCGAGGAAGTGATCTGCACCCTGGTTTTGAGTGGGCTGGAGTGTTGA